From Rutidosis leptorrhynchoides isolate AG116_Rl617_1_P2 chromosome 3, CSIRO_AGI_Rlap_v1, whole genome shotgun sequence, a single genomic window includes:
- the LOC139897083 gene encoding uncharacterized protein — protein sequence MRFFSKASSDESPASSSAASPSSLNSTAGPARAIRLVYCDEKGKFQMDPEAVSILQLVKEPVGVVSVCGRARQGKSFILNQLLGRSSGFQVASTHRPCTKGLWMWSTPIKTTALDGTEYNLLLLDSEGIDAYDQTGTYSTQIFSLAILLSSMFIYNQMGGIDEAALDRLSLVTEMTKHIRVRASGGKTSATELGQFSPVFVWLLRDFYLDLAEDNRKITPRDYLEIALRPVHGGVRDVAAKNEIRESIRALFPDRDCFTLVRPLNDENELQRLDQISLDKMRPEFKSGLEALTRFVFERTRPKQVGATVMTGPIFARITQSFIDALNNGAVPTITSSWQSVEEAECERAYDSATELYVSIFDRTKPPEEAAMLEAHEEAVQKAVATFNDIAVGTGSARQKYEKRLRLFLKKAFEDFKRNAFREAYLQCSNAIQSMEKELRTTCQASSTKLDDVLKVLDRLVSKYEATSHGPEKWQKLTIFLRQSLEGPILVLVKKQIDHIVSEKSSLHLKCRSIEDKMGLLSKQLEASDNYKSDYLKRYEDAINDKNKLTQDYMNRITNLQKNSSSLDERCSSLSKTVEATKHESLEWKRKYELSLSKQKAMEDQAGSEVANLKSRTSAAEARLAAAREQTMSAQEEAEEWKRKYDVAVREAKSTLEKAAAVQDLSSKQTQQREDVLRAEFAGTLSDKEAELKDRASKLENAEQRLTTLSLQLKTAESKINNYDVDISSLRSQIKELVERLESANAKAQSYEREAKILEQEKLHLEQKYRSEFDRFEEVQTRCKHAEQETKRATQLADTARAEAVTAQKEKNEIQRLAGERLTEITRAERRIENLERQTKDLAEEVETYRLAEKDAVSKVKMLESRVGEREKEIEKLLESNNEQRASTVQVLEALVETERAARAEASNRAEALSLQLQATQGKLDLLQQQMTTVRLNESALDGKLKTASHGKRVRVEETGTDTVQDMDVDERGSRLNKRTRSATSPLKNFVTEDGGSGFRDDEDNSQGQQVNTEDYTKFTMRKLRQELTEHSFGEELLQLRNPSKKDLVALYEKCVLKKL from the exons ATGAGATTTTTCAGCAAAGCAAGTTCCGATGAATCACCGGCCTCATCGTCAGCAGCATCTCCTTCATCTCTTAATTCCACCGCCGGTCCGGCGAGAGCTATCCGTCTTGTTTACTGTGACGAAAAAGGAAAGTTCCAGATGGATCCAGAAGCCGTTTCTATTCTTCAACTTGTTAAAGAACCTGTAGGTGTTGTTTCGGTCTGCGGTCGTGCTCGTCAGGGCAAGAGTTTTATACTGAATCAG CTTCTCGGAAGGAGTAGTGGGTTTCAAGTGGCATCGACTCATCGTCCATGTACGAAAGGGCTTTGGATGTGGAGTACTCCTATAAAGACCACAGCTCTCGATGGAACAGAATACAACCTTTTACTCTTAGATAGTGAAGGGATAGATGCATACGATCAAACG GGGACATACAGCACACAAATCTTCTCCCTAGCTATCCTGTTGTCAAGCATGTTTATATACAACCAG ATGGGAGGTATTGACGAGGCTGCACTTGACCGCCTCTCTCTTGTAACTGAAATGACTAAGCATATACGTGTGAGAGCCTCAGGTGGAAAGACTTCAGCTACTGAGCTTGGCCAGTTCTCACCTGTTTTTGTCTGGCTTTTAAGG GACTTCTATTTGGACTTAGCTGAGGATAACAGGAAAATAACACCTCGTGACTACCTAGAGATTGCTTTGAGGCCTGTTCATGGTGGTGTAAGAGATGTTGCTGCCAAGAATGAG ATTCGAGAATCCATCCGAGCTCTTTTCCCGGACAGAGACTGTTTTACTCTTGTTAGACCTTTGAATGATGAAAATGAGCTCCAACGACTCGATCAGATCTCG TTGGACAAGATGAGGCCAGAGTTTAAATCTGGACTGGAGGCTTTAACAAGGTTTGTGTTCGAGAGGACTAGACCAAAGCAAGTCGGGGCCACGGTTATGACTGGACCAATCTTTGCTCGTATCACTCAGTCTTTTATAGATGCACTTAATAATGGTGCGGTGCCTACTATAACCTCTTCATGGCAG AGTGTTGAAGAAGCAGAGTGTGAACGAGCATATGATTCAGCAACTGAACTCTATGTGTCCATCTTTGACCGTACAAAGCCACCTGAGGAA GCTGCTATGCTAGAAGCACACGAAGAGGCTGTTCAAAAGGCGGTGGCAACTTTTAATGATATTGCTGTCGGAACTGGCTCTGCAAGGCAAAAATATGAAAAGCGCCTTCGTTTGTTTTTGAAGAaggcttttgag GATTTTAAAAGGAATGCTTTTAGGGAGGCTTACTTGCAGTGTTCGAATGCCATACAGAGCATGGAGAAGGAACTAAGAACTACTTGTCAGGCTTCTTCAACAAAGTTAGATGATGTTCTTAAG GTTCTTGATCGGCTTGTATCAAAATATGAAGCAACCTCACATGGTCCGGAAAAGTGGCAGAAACTAACTATATTCTTACGCCAAAG tttGGAAGGACCAATCCTCGTTCTTGTCAAGAAACAAATTGATCATATCGTGTCAGAGAAAAGTTCCCTCCATTTAAAATGCCGCTCAATTGAAGATAAAATGGGTCTCCTCAGCAAACAGTTAGAAGCCAGCGACAACTACAAATCTGATTACTTAAAGCGCTACGAAGATGCTATAAATGACAAAAATAAGCTCACACAAGATTATATGAACCGTATAACAAATCTTCAGAAAAACTCTAGCTCATTGGATGAAAGATGTTCTAGCTTATCAAAGACAGTTGAAGCCACTAAACACGAATCTCTTGAGTGGAAAAGAAAATATGAACTTTCTTTATCGAAGCAGAAAGCTATGGAAGACCAGGCTGGTTCAGAAGTAGCAAATTTGAAGTCGAGAACCAGTGCAGCTGAAGCTCGGTTAGCCGCTGCACGAGAACAAACCATGTCGGCTCAAGAGGAGGCGGAAGAATGGAAACGTAAATATGATGTTGCTGTTAGAGAAGCTAAGAGTACGCTTGAGAAGGCTGCTGCTGTGCAAGACCTATCGAGTAAACAAACGCAACAACGGGAAGATGTTCTTAGAGCAGAATTTGCTGGTACATTGTCTGATAAG GAGGCTGAGTTAAAAGACAGGGCATCTAAGCTTGAAAATGCTGAGCAGCGTCTAACGACTTTGAGCTTGCAACTGAAG ACTGCAGAGTCAAAGATAAATAATTACGATGTGGATATATCTTCTTTGAGAAGTCAAATTAAGGAGCTTGTGGAAAGGTTAGAAAGTGCAAACGCCAAAGCTCAATCTTACGAAAGAGAAGCCAAAATTCTTGAGCAAGAAAAACTTCATTTAGAACAGAAATACCGATCCGAGTTTGACCGATTTGAAGAAGTCCAAACAAGATGTAAACACGCTGAACAGGAAACCAAAAGAGCAACTCAGTTAGCCGACACTGCCCGGGCAGAAGCTGTTACTGCCCAAAAAGAAAAAAATGAGATCCAACGCTTAGCTGGCGAACGGTTAACCGAAATCACTCGTGCCGAGAGACGAATCGAGAATCTGGAAAGGCAAACGAAAGATTTAGCCGAAGAAGTGGAAACGTATCGGTTAGCTGAAAAAGATGCGGTTTCTAAAGTCAAAATGTTGGAGTCTAGGGTCGGTGAAAGGgagaaagagattgaaaagttgttAGAATCAAACAACGAACAACGGGCTAGTACTGTACAAGTCCTTGAAGCCCTTGTGGAGACAGAACGGGCAGCTCGGGCAGAAGCTAGTAATCGTGCTGAAGCACTTTCACTTCAGCTGCAAGCTACTCAAGGGAAGCTTGACTTGCTTCAGCAACAAATGACAACTGTCCGTCTTAACGAATCTGCATTGGATGGTAAGCTGAAAACTGCTTCTCATGGAAAACGGGTCAGGGTTGAAGAAACGGGTACGGATACTGTTCAAGATATGGATGTTGACGAAAGAGGAAGTAGGCTGAATAAGAGGACTAGGAGTGCAACGAGCCCGTTGAAGAATTTCGTTACAGAAGATGGTGGTTCTGGGTTTAGAGATGATGAAGATAACAGCCAAGGTCAACAAGTCAACACGGAAGATTATACAAAGTTTACTATGAGGAAACTTAGGCAAGAGCTCACAGAACATAGTTTTGGTGAGGAGTTGCTTCAACTGAGGAATCCGAGCAAGAAAGACCTCGTGGCTCTTTATGAGAAATGCGTTCTCAAGAAACTGTGA